From Pseudomonas sp. LS1212, the proteins below share one genomic window:
- a CDS encoding YheV family putative zinc ribbon protein → MSDAPMNKTKKRFIAGAVCPACSEPDKLMMWNENDVPHRECVACGYSDTLNEQGQSVPKELGTRVNVTAPKAANPKVQTVQFFPNPKLKKPDSQ, encoded by the coding sequence ATGAGCGATGCGCCCATGAACAAAACGAAAAAACGCTTCATCGCCGGGGCTGTCTGCCCGGCATGCAGCGAACCGGACAAGCTGATGATGTGGAACGAGAACGACGTTCCGCACCGTGAGTGCGTGGCCTGCGGTTATTCCGATACCCTTAACGAGCAGGGTCAATCGGTGCCGAAAGAGCTGGGTACGCGGGTCAACGTGACGGCACCCAAAGCAGCCAATCCGAAGGTGCAGACGGTGCAGTTCTTCCCCAATCCCAAACTGAAAAAGCCCGACAGTCAGTAA